From Riemerella anatipestifer ATCC 11845 = DSM 15868, a single genomic window includes:
- a CDS encoding thrombospondin type 3 repeat-containing protein, which produces MKKIKIYSLGLFLCFIGQPFFSQSIDSDGDGVADIIDLDSDNDGIPDSIEKKFCNLPNNPTSSATGTGAYKGQLVFFDWSGATLNSTTGTISRSTTLNGVTYTATISGFTGNTSFVGNDIDAWAGNSGIAGLYNFGGAAFREGFYSKPEPLNPNRKASFNVTFTSSDPRIRFQIIPMDTETTFLDIERIIFRTNGTPFSFLEDNGAAYTITGVGTQTLVYTNTEQQRTASGRYGNALFASDATVLNVTMEWINGGKGGQGVAFAIRPYCDIDGDGLPNYLDLDSDSDGCPDAVEGADDVNMPHLATADMTVPFVARKWSIIANAKGKVSTTGTDIVSSQSSALGVPEIVNTAVNNSSSIQGVAHVDTMPVGQGLNNNAPYDASINDRCFCTLKNVNPSSTPLETKVGITALGRAGNTDVDNWPMSRAGGHIALESDTKGFTITRMSTTQIQAIANPVIGMMVYDTTENCLKAYVEIQASPSVVRGWKCMNKAGCPQGEMFNR; this is translated from the coding sequence ATGAAAAAAATAAAAATATATTCTTTAGGGCTTTTCCTTTGTTTTATTGGACAGCCATTTTTTTCCCAGAGTATAGATTCTGATGGAGATGGTGTTGCAGATATTATAGATTTAGATTCTGATAATGATGGGATTCCAGACTCTATTGAGAAAAAATTTTGCAATCTACCAAACAATCCTACTAGTAGTGCTACAGGAACTGGAGCTTATAAAGGGCAATTGGTTTTCTTTGATTGGTCTGGTGCTACACTGAATAGTACTACGGGAACAATAAGTCGTTCTACAACTTTAAATGGAGTTACTTATACTGCTACTATTTCAGGGTTTACAGGAAATACATCTTTTGTTGGTAATGATATAGATGCTTGGGCTGGTAATTCAGGTATAGCAGGATTGTATAATTTTGGTGGAGCAGCTTTTAGGGAAGGTTTTTATTCTAAACCTGAGCCTTTGAATCCCAATAGGAAAGCTTCATTTAATGTGACTTTTACTAGTTCAGATCCTAGAATACGATTTCAAATCATACCGATGGATACGGAAACTACTTTTTTGGATATAGAAAGGATTATATTTAGAACTAACGGAACACCATTTTCTTTTTTGGAGGATAATGGGGCGGCTTATACTATAACAGGCGTAGGGACACAAACTTTAGTATATACAAATACCGAGCAGCAGAGAACCGCTAGTGGAAGATATGGTAACGCTCTATTTGCATCGGATGCTACGGTGTTGAATGTTACGATGGAATGGATTAATGGAGGTAAAGGAGGGCAAGGAGTTGCTTTTGCAATTAGACCTTATTGTGATATAGATGGAGATGGTTTGCCAAATTATTTGGATTTAGATTCAGATTCGGATGGGTGTCCAGATGCTGTAGAGGGGGCAGACGATGTAAATATGCCCCATTTAGCAACTGCCGATATGACGGTGCCTTTTGTTGCTAGAAAATGGTCTATCATAGCTAATGCAAAAGGGAAGGTATCTACTACAGGTACGGATATAGTGTCTAGTCAGAGTTCCGCTTTGGGAGTTCCAGAGATAGTGAATACAGCTGTGAACAATTCTTCTTCAATTCAAGGGGTAGCACATGTGGATACGATGCCTGTAGGGCAAGGCTTAAATAATAATGCACCGTATGATGCTTCAATTAATGATAGATGTTTTTGTACATTGAAAAATGTTAATCCATCATCAACTCCATTAGAAACCAAAGTTGGTATTACGGCGTTGGGTAGGGCTGGAAATACAGATGTAGATAATTGGCCTATGTCTAGAGCTGGTGGGCATATTGCTCTAGAATCAGATACTAAGGGCTTTACTATTACAAGAATGAGTACAACTCAAATACAAGCAATAGCAAATCCTGTTATAGGAATGATGGTTTATGATACTACTGAAAATTGTTTAAAAGCTTATGTGGAAATACAGGCTTCTCCAAGTGTTGTAAGGGGGTGGAAGTGTATGAATAAGGCAGGGTGTCCACAAGGAGAGATGTTTAATAGATAA